From Jiangella mangrovi:
ACCCCCCACATGGCCGGCGGCGCGCCGGTCACCGCACCCATCAGCGAGCAGACGGCGACGGCGTCGGCGCGGCGGCCGGGGTCGGGCACCTCGGCCAGGAACGCCTCGACGCTGTCGTCGTTTCGCGAGGTCTTCAGCTCCGCCATGTCACACATCATGGCGGACATTCCGGACACATCTCCACCGATCATGCGGGTACAGATCAGGAGATCCGGACTATACGACCTACGGCATCGTAGGTTACGGTGCCGTAAGGAAGGTTCCCCTTACACACGGAGACTCCATGGCTTCCACGGACACGGCGAACAGCCCGCAGTCCCCGGCGCAGAGCGACCTCCCTCGCGGCACGCTGTCGGGTGACACTCAGACCCTCGGCGAGCGGATCACCATCGGCGTCTTCATCGCCGTGCCGTTCGTCGCCCTCGTGGCCGCGATCCCGATCGCGTGGATGGGTGGCTATCTGAGCTGGCTCGACGTCGTGCTGGCCGTGGCCTTCTACGCGTTCACCGGCCACGGGGTCACCGTCGGCTTCCACCGGTACTTCACCCACCGGGCGTTCAAGGCGAACCGCGGCGTGAAGAACACGCTGGCCATCGCCGGCAGCATGGCCGTCGAGGGGCCGGTCATCCGCTGGGTCGCCGACCACCGCCGGCACCACAAGTTCGCCGACAAGGAGGGCGACCCGCACTCCCCGTGGCGCTACGGCGAGACCGTGCCGGCGCTCATCAAGGGGATGTTCTTCGCCCACATGGGCTGGCTGTTCGACGTCGAGCAGACCGACGCGCGCAAGTTCGCGCCGGACCTCATCAAGGACGACGACATCCGGCGCATCAGCAAGCTGTTCCCGCTCTGGGTCGCGCTGTCGCTGCTGCTGCCGCCGATCATCGGTGGGCTGGCCACGTGGTCGTGGCACGGCGCGCTGACGGCGTTCTTCTGGGCCACGCTGGTGCGGGTCGGCCTGCTGCACCACGTCACCTGGTCGATCAACTCCATCTGCCACGCCATCGGCGAGCGGCCGTTCGAGAGCCGCGACAAGTCCGGCAACGTGTGGTGGCTGGCGTTCCTGTCCATGGGCGAGTCCTGGCACAACCTGCACCACGCCGACCCGACCTGCGCGCGCCACGGCGTTCTGAAGGGCCAGATCGACTCCAGCGCCCGCGTCATCTGGGCCCTCGAGAAGGCCGGTTGGGCGTGGGACGTCCGCTGGCCCAGCCCCGAGCGCATCGAGTCCAAGCGCGTCGACGACTACGGCGGCGAAGCCACGCTCATCGCCGACTGAGGACATTCGACGAGGTTCGCGGACCGTAACTGTCGCACCACGGGAGCATGATGGGGCGCGTGACCGACGATGTCGTGACGAGGCCGCGCGCCACACCCAGCCGCGTCCGGATGACCGGCAAGCAACGCCGCGAGCAACTGCTCGACGTGGGCCGCGCCCTGTTCGCCGAGCGCGGCTACGACGGCACGTCCATCGAGGAGGTGTCGGCCCGCGCCGGCGTCTCCAAGCCGGTGGTCTACGAGCACTTCGGCGGCAAGGAGGGGCTGTACGCCGTCGTGGTCGACCGCGAGATGGAGCTGCTGCTCGACCGCATCACGACGGCGCTCGCCTCGGCCACGCACCCGCGGGTCATCCTCGAACGCGCCGCGCTGGCCCTGCTCGACTACATCGAGACGTCCACCGACGGCTTCCGCATCCTGGTCCGCGACTCCCCGGTCGCCCACTCCACCGGCGGGTTCGCCAGCCTCATCTCCGACGCCGCCAGCCAGGTCGAGCACATCCTCGCCGCGCAGTTCAAGGCCCGCGGGTTCGCCACCAAGCACGCGCCCATGTACGCGCAGATGCTGGTCGGCATGGTCGCGCTGACGGGCCAGTGGTGGCTGGAGGTCCGCTCACCCAAGAAGGCCGACGTCGCCGCCCACCTGGTCAACCTGGCCTGGAACGGCCTGTCCGGCCTCGAGCACAAGCCCCGCCTCACCGGCGAGTGATGGTGAAGCGGCCGGGCACCTAGAGGCAGATCTCGATCCCCAGCAGGACCACGCAGACCAGCGAGCCGTCGTCGTCATCGTCGTCCGTGGGCGGCTCCGACGGCGGCGACGGCTTCGGGGTCTCCGACGGGGTCGGCTCGGGCGACGCGGGGGGCTTCGGCGGCTTCGGTGTGGCCGACGGCTCCGGCTCCGGCTCGTCCGACGGCGTTCCGGGCGACGACGGCGACGGCTGCGGCTCGTCGTCCTCACCGGGCGGCGACGGCGGGTCGTCGGGCCGGCCGGGGGTCTCGCCCGCCGGGGGGTCCTGCGGCGCGTCGTCCGGCGATCCGGGCGGTCGCTGCGACGGCGACCCCGGCGGCTCGTCGGCGCTGCCGGCGCCACCGTCATCGGACGGCGACCCGGACCCCGTCGGGCCCCCGGCCGAGGTGGGCGAGGGGTCCGACGACAGGCCGTCCACACCGGGCCGACCTGCCGTCGGCTGGGGTGACGGGGTGCCCGTGGCGGACATCGGCGCCGGCTCCTGAGGCGTACGCGCGCCCCCGTCCCGATCCTGGAACCCCGGATACTGCCCCTCCGAGTCATCCGGTGTCCCGTCGCGCCTGGAGGCCGCCGGCTCCCCTTGGTCGGCCACGACGGCGGCGACCGGGACGGCGAGCGCGGCGAGCGCGACGAACTTCAGGACGTGCCGGCGGACGCGCTGCAGCCCCAGGACGGCGCCGCTGGGCGCCCGTTTGTGTCCCCCCACGAGAGGAGAAGGTAGCGTCCGGCGATCACTCTGCGTGGCGTTTTGGCGGAACTCGTGCCGATGCGCTGCTGTTTGGCCGGAAGGACGTCACTGTGCGTGGCTTCGCAACGGCTCGCCGACGTCGTGCATGTGCCGCAGCGCGATGCGGTAGGACTCGATCAGCCCGGTCTCCGCGTACGGCACGCCCAGCTCCGCACAGTACTGCCTGACGATCGGCTTCGCCTTCCGGAGGTTCGGCGTCGGCATGTTCGGGAACAGGTGGTGCTCGATCTGGTGGTTGAGACCGCCGAGCGCGACGTCCATGACCGGACCGCCGCTGACGTTGCGCGAGGTCAGCACCTGCTTGCGCAGGTAGTCCAGCTCGTCCTCCTCAGTGAGCGTCGGCATGCCCTTGTGGTTCGGCGCGAAGGTGCAGCCGAGGTAGATGCCGAACAGCGCCTGGTGCAGGACGACGAACGCGAGCGCCTTGCCGGGCGGCAGCACGGCGAGCACCAGCGCGAGGTAGCCGGCGAAATGGGCGAGCAGCAGGCCGAGCTCGAGCCGTCGCCGCTTCAGCCGCGGGTCGAGCGTCGCGCGGACGCTGGCGACGTGCAGGTTGAACCCCTCGAGCGTGAGGAGCGGGAAGAACAGGAACGCCTGCCGCGCGGCGATGATCCGGGTCAGCCCCGATGCCCTGCCCGCCTGCCGCTCCGACCAGACGAGGATGTCCGGCGACACGTCGGGGTCGAGCTCCTCGTGGTTGGGGTTGGCGTGGTGACGGGTGTGCTTGTCCATCCACCAGCCGTAGCTCATGCCGATGCCGAGGTTGCCGGCGATGCGCCCGGCGATCTCGCTGGGCCGGCGACGGCGGAACACCTGCCGGTGGGCGAGGTCGTGGGCGACCAGCGCCACCTGGGCGAACACCACAGCGAGGACGGCCGCGAAGAGCAGCGTCCACCACGAGTCGCCGACGGCGGCGAAGCCGCTCCACGCCGCCCCGTAGGCCACGGCGACGAGGCCGATGCGGGCGGCGTAGTAGCCGGGCCGGCGGTCCAGCAACCCGGCGTCGGCGATCTTCCGGGACAGCCGGGCGTAGTCGCTGCCGGGGCGCGGAGCAGCGGGGATGTCGGTGTCGGTGGTCATGGTTCGATCCTCGGAGCCGAGGGTGCCCCGGCGACATCCCGGCACCACCCCGCTTCGCCCGGGGGACAGCCCCACCCCGGGCGCGCTCAGGCGGGCTTGCGGCCGACGGCGAAGATCCGGCGGTACGGCAGCACGGTCCCGTGCGCGCCGGGCGGGTAGGCACCCCGCAGCAGGTCGCGGTACTCGCCGACGAAGGTGTCTCTGTCGGCGTCGGACAACGCGGCGAGGTACGGCCGCAGCCCCGTCCCGCTCATCCACTCCAGCACGGCGTCCTCGCCCTGGAGCAGCTGGACGTAGGTGGTCTCCCACACGTCGGCGCCGAACCCGAGGTCGAGCAGCGCGTCGAGGTAGGCGACCGGCTCATGCGCCGACGGACGCTCGAGGTCGTGCAGCTCGGGCCACCGGTCGCCGGCGGCCAGCTCGCGCAGCAGGACGTGCGCCGGCT
This genomic window contains:
- a CDS encoding TetR/AcrR family transcriptional regulator, whose translation is MTGKQRREQLLDVGRALFAERGYDGTSIEEVSARAGVSKPVVYEHFGGKEGLYAVVVDREMELLLDRITTALASATHPRVILERAALALLDYIETSTDGFRILVRDSPVAHSTGGFASLISDAASQVEHILAAQFKARGFATKHAPMYAQMLVGMVALTGQWWLEVRSPKKADVAAHLVNLAWNGLSGLEHKPRLTGE
- a CDS encoding fatty acid desaturase family protein; this encodes MTTDTDIPAAPRPGSDYARLSRKIADAGLLDRRPGYYAARIGLVAVAYGAAWSGFAAVGDSWWTLLFAAVLAVVFAQVALVAHDLAHRQVFRRRRPSEIAGRIAGNLGIGMSYGWWMDKHTRHHANPNHEELDPDVSPDILVWSERQAGRASGLTRIIAARQAFLFFPLLTLEGFNLHVASVRATLDPRLKRRRLELGLLLAHFAGYLALVLAVLPPGKALAFVVLHQALFGIYLGCTFAPNHKGMPTLTEEDELDYLRKQVLTSRNVSGGPVMDVALGGLNHQIEHHLFPNMPTPNLRKAKPIVRQYCAELGVPYAETGLIESYRIALRHMHDVGEPLRSHAQ
- a CDS encoding acyl-CoA desaturase yields the protein MASTDTANSPQSPAQSDLPRGTLSGDTQTLGERITIGVFIAVPFVALVAAIPIAWMGGYLSWLDVVLAVAFYAFTGHGVTVGFHRYFTHRAFKANRGVKNTLAIAGSMAVEGPVIRWVADHRRHHKFADKEGDPHSPWRYGETVPALIKGMFFAHMGWLFDVEQTDARKFAPDLIKDDDIRRISKLFPLWVALSLLLPPIIGGLATWSWHGALTAFFWATLVRVGLLHHVTWSINSICHAIGERPFESRDKSGNVWWLAFLSMGESWHNLHHADPTCARHGVLKGQIDSSARVIWALEKAGWAWDVRWPSPERIESKRVDDYGGEATLIAD